The Leucoraja erinacea ecotype New England chromosome 40, Leri_hhj_1, whole genome shotgun sequence DNA segment gcttggtggctaagCCAAACCAGAccttgatggagaaggtgaggacagactctatgatagcACTATAAAACTGGACCgtccattgcctgtggcagattgtattTCCTCAATAAAATATCTTTGCAAAGATAAGCATACTCTTAGCTTTGCAAACTGTTCTACACATTTAAGATTACAATGTCTGTTTACAAATTCACCTGATTTCATTGATTGCTTGACTTTTGGGTTTGTACGCCCTAAAGAAGATTTGCCGATATTTGTTCATATCAAAGATTTTAGTTTTTGCTATCGGAAGCTTCAGTAACCCTGTCACTATCAATCAGGTAGTTTCTTGCACAAAAGCTGGACACCTTTTTAAACTTGTGGTAGGTAATATATTAGAGGTTTGGGATCTTTGAATGATATTAACAGGGTATATTATCctctgatttgatttttttttttttttttttggtcataATTCCATCAGTAAGAGCAAGAGGCAATGGTTGTTGGCTGGTATGGGGACGACACTAACTAGATGCCTTCCTATCCAAAATAGTTTTGTATAACCTGTTTGTGCCACCCAGTTTCAGAACAATGAAGAAACTCATAACATGTTTGATAGTTTCTTTCCAATTTGTGATCTGCAATGATCAATTAATCTGTAGTAACTTTTTAACCTATTTTCTTTTTGCAGATGTCAAGTGTTTGACCATGGGGCAGTGGATGACAAATTTGAAAAGTTTGTTGGGGAAGAGAGAGATGCGAATTCTCATGGTTGGCCTGGATGCTGCTGGAAAAACCACCATCCTCTACAAAATTAAACTTGGAGAAATTGTCACCACAATTCCCACCATAGGTATGTTCAATTAGACTTTTATTTGTAATTGAAGAATTAGCAATACTATAATGCTTAATTATTGAGTTGTTTCAACCCAGTAATCAAAGATACCAGTAAGGACTCCTTGGTTTGGTAATTCGGGTCCTCTACTTCGCAAATTATGCTTAAAATATTTGCACCTAAAGAACCTTAAAATTCCCTGTATTGATGGGTATATTTGGGTCTTTATCATTGTGTGGGAGATTAGGATTGTTGAATAATGTTAAGGGAACATGCTGTAGTtcaacaatatatatattttttaagtcaaATCATTAGAAAGAATGAGGAAATGATTGAAACTCTTCAAAGTTGTGAGGTTGGGGGCGCTACGAGtgggctgccctgccagcagtgtgttcattattttgaatttttttgtgtgtgtccaggtgtgtgttttggtgtcccttggtatgtcttatgtggggggtggtgtggggggggggtaaactaTTTTTCGGCACTTCCTCATGGAGTgatgactttttccatgtcgcttctccgcctcccctctcgcggcctaacagcttggattagagcgacctttcctggagtcgggcccagagtttcagcagcgggcgcagcgtggacttttccatcgcggagcaggcgaacccttgccgggggccGCCAGGGAGGAGTGCTCCGGTCGCTGGCCTGGTAACTTTGGCAtcttggggctgtggtctgcggagcttctagccacgggcatgGCGTGAACTTGCCGTCCGGAgtttgggatcccttgccggggatcgccggagaagagctccgaccgccggcctgcggcctataacatcctgaagccgcggtctccggtagtaAAGCaggactccaagccgcagagtgtatTCGACCGTcttgacgagagggcctgtacatctggccatcTGTAACGGCGACTAcgtatggccccgaccacggatgaacaaaggcgGAGAACTGACTGGAAGTTATTGCAATGaagaacgttgattccactgtggtggatgttcatgttatattctattgtgtattgtgttctttgtgATTGTATGGCTgcgtggtaaatcaaattccactgtaccttaattggtgcatgtggcaataaatgtgaacttgaacttgtgatCAACAGTATCTTGGAGAATGGCAACTAGTATCAGTAATCTGAATTGCTCTACCTACTTTGGTGGAATCTGACAATGTCACAAATTCTTATAATCTCCCATAAAATCTGTGCTTTTCCTCCTACCCTTCCGGGTGAAAAGAATAAAATCCAGCTCCCTCATGAATAATAACTGCAGTGGTTGTCCTAAGGCCTTCAATGGGTTATGTTCGATATAGCGAATTATTGCCAAACTTTGCTTTTTGAATACTTTGTACTCCATACACAATGCTTCTTTTGTAAGTCCTGGTATTGGAATTGGGCTGCTTAATGCTCAGCTGAACAAGATATTGAATGCCTCCCAATAAGCAAGACAAGTCTGATTAGACCAGggatggggaacctgcggccttaaggctgcaTGCCGTCTTtaagccattaagtgcggccttttgaattaatccaaattttgtcgaacaaatctttttattattattatgtttttgttcgtcttatattattttaattttaatcttaaaatgaacgtaaaagaagattcaacgaaataacactgactgacggccacaattaaaatattAGTAAGTCacaagggctattttaacaaaataatgtacattttgaagaatatctaattgaagtttcttggatgcggccttattagatcacAGCTAACTAAATGCGGCATTccaccatgaaaaggttccccacccctggattAGACCATAAGacgcaggaacagaattagaccattcagcccatcgattttgttccaccatttgatcatttattccccattctcttgccttctccttgTAAGtgtaattctcctgccttctcccgataagtAGTAAGATAACTGCTCGGTACATGGAGAACATTCTGAAGGTTTCTGCTTTCATGTTGTAGTTGAAAGTTTAagctggtacaggtgcacaaccttttatccgaaagccttgggaccagacacttgtcggatttcggacattttcggatttccgaatggaagatttttaccgtagattaggtaggtagcgcgggtggcctgaaaagtctggagcggctggctgcctcctccccgagaccggggaatcattgtaaatcattgcataaatgttagtcagttagtttggagggattttatggggtggtggtggggtgtgaagggggaaactttaattcttagtcccctacctggtcggcgactcccaacatcgcggagctaggggctccatccggccgcgagcggcgccggttggagctccgacccccgcaactcgacccctggctgcgcgtcGCTCCAAAGATTTGGAGCGCtgtgcagccaggggtagagttgccggggtcggagctacaaccagcgccgcccgcagccccagctgggagttggcggccacagcgctgcggagcttactgcacggtgacccggtaaggcattgaccgctccccgcctctccgaccaggtaggggactaagaattaaagtttaccccttcaccccccttcacataaaagccctccaaactaactgactaacatttaagcaatgatttacagatgtttaagtgtctccccggtctccggggaggaggcagccgcgacagtagtacagacctgggttgaccgtgggtcgtttcgggtcaagtttggcgccaaacgcgagctttggtgtgcagacgacatcctggggaaaaatggccggttttcggagtttttcggtttccggaacaccggataaaaggttgtgcacctgtaatttgcCTGTTCCTATCTCAAACCCTGATTTTGAATAAATATATTTGTGTTTTAAAGAAATCTTCAAGAGTGATAGCTAGCATttggttggaaagacttgtggaTTCAAGAAGGGAGGCGAATTGTATAAATgggcaattaaaaaaatcattcttttttttattcaGGTTTTAATGTCGAAACTGTGGAATATAAAAAGATAAGCTTCACAGTGTGGGATGTCGGTGGCCAGGATAAAATCCGACCACTCTGGCGTCATTACTTTCAGAACACACAAGGTAAAGGGCAACTTGTTTTTCTCTTGCTATCTACGCTTCGGCACTGGATGTTCAATTGTGCTATTTATTAGCAAGAATTTGGAGGGTGGGGAGAAACGAGAGAGCAACATGTATTTTTTAGTTCCTCATTTGATGTATAGTTGATTCTAGTTCTCATTTATCCACTTGGTTATTGAATGAACACAGatttttaggtacacaaaaaagctggagaaactcaacgggtgcagcagcatctatggagcgaaggaaataggcaacgtttcgtcccgaaacgttgcctatttccttcgctccatagatgctgctgcacccgctgagtttctccagcttttttgtgtaccttcgattttccagcatctgcagttccttcttaaacacagatttTTTAGGTTTCTGATTTCAATGGCAGCCAAGAAGACCAGAAGCTTTCTCCCAGGtaaaaatgtcaaaaactagagggcatagcttttaagTAAGACGAGCCAAATTgaagagatgtgtggggtaagGTTGTTTTTACACGGGATGCCTGGAATACTGCATAGagtgatgatggaggcagatatgataattgcacttaagagacttttagacagaCTGAGATATACAGGGAATTAATGATTTTGGATCATGTCGCtgaaagagattagtttaacttggcatttttTTTGgtacatgggccgaagggcctgttcctgtgctgtacggatCTATGTAAGATTGCTTTAAAAATtgagaggttatccattttgattcCTAGTTTATTACTTTGCAAATCTTTGAAAGCTAGTGTGCAACTAAGTCAGTCAACAGTGCATCTGGTCTCACTGagagacagtgagatcagtgtggagaataccaaTATGCAACGGCTGTTTGAAATGAAGGAGGAGGAaatgttggggctcttgaagagcattaggtggataaatccccagaacCTGATGgggtctatcccaggttattgagagaggcaagagagaggTTGTGGGAAGCCTTGACAAAGATCTCTGTGTCTTTAACCTCAGTCAAAGTCCTGGAGGACTGGCGAGTAGCTGATATTGTTCCcgtatttaagaagggaagtagtgagaatccagggaattataggctgaTGTGCGTCACATTAGCAGTGgcaaagctattggagaggattcttcgggaTGGGATTTATTCCCATTTGGCATTGGTTGATCAGAGATGGTCTGCATGGCTTTGTACGCAGCAGGtcttgtcttactaacttgatcgagTTTTTTGAGGCCGTAACAAAGGTGATCAATGAGAGTAGGGTGGTGGGTTTTGTCTGTGGCTCTTGATATGGCATTTGATATTCTCCCATGGTAAACTGATCCAGAAGAATAAGATGcacgggattaacagtgacttggtcgtatagattcagaactggcttactgatggaAGATCGGATTGTGGTGGTGGAACAATAGTCAGGTTGGAGGTCTgcaaccagtggagttctgcagggatctgtgcaggGACCTCAgaagtttgtgatatatataaatgactttgaCATAAACATAGACgttttggttagtaagtttgcagatgacacaaaaattgcgggggtcacagactgtgaggaaggttaTCAaaatatacagtgggatatagatcagctacagaaatgtgtggagcaatggcagatagagtttaatccgagcaagtatgAGGTGTAGCAATTTGGGTGGTAATGGCATCATGAcatagacactgtgggccgaatggctttttGTGCTGTCTTGTTATGTGGAAAAACAAACTGCAGTCTGAGATTTTATGCTCACTTTTATTCCTCTAGGCTTGATATTTGTGGTTGACAGCAATGATGGAGAACGCATGAACGAGGCACGCGATGAGCTAATGCGAATGCTTTCAGAAAGTGAATTGCGTGAGGCTATCTTGCTTGTTTTTGCCAACAAACAGGTAAATGAACACTTTGAAATGGTTAATTGCAGATCTTGTCTGATCGTGTATCCTGAGTTCTAAATCGCACTTTCGTAGAGCAACGAACACAGGAGTTTATCAACTTGAAACTTCATCCCAGTTTTGCTACGACTGATGTTCCCTCGTGCTGGGTACACTATAGGTTCTTTTCTAATGGTTTATCTGTATCCGTGCTGCCTTGCAAAGTACTGCATTGCAAAATATGTCATTTGTGATTTGGCGCAAATTGGCACTGCTGAAatattttactgtattttaa contains these protein-coding regions:
- the LOC129714789 gene encoding ADP-ribosylation factor 3-like, whose product is MGQWMTNLKSLLGKREMRILMVGLDAAGKTTILYKIKLGEIVTTIPTIGFNVETVEYKKISFTVWDVGGQDKIRPLWRHYFQNTQGLIFVVDSNDGERMNEARDELMRMLSESELREAILLVFANKQDLPNAMNAAQITDKLGLHTLRCRQWHIQATCASSGEGLYDGLDWLANQLKKK